A window of the Hyphomicrobiales bacterium genome harbors these coding sequences:
- the bet gene encoding phage recombination protein Bet has translation MSEAVALQTRQNSVMVRMGERYGVDPNKLYSTLKATAFKGDVSNEQMLALMIVADQFHLNPLTREIFAFPDKQNGIVPVVGVDGWSRIINEHPQFDGIDFEQTDEACTCTIYRKDRAHPIRVTEYLSECKRGTGPWGSHPRRMLRHKSMIQCARLAFGYSGIYDQDEAERIIEGSATLTPLETEAPAIAAINAKVKPKRQAAIDVVPQPPDPNAGKGLHLYTYAEVRDRLENAKTDDDRALAVDMIRSVADEAQRAELTELAKLLADAP, from the coding sequence ATGTCTGAAGCTGTCGCACTGCAAACCCGTCAGAATTCCGTCATGGTCCGCATGGGAGAACGCTACGGCGTCGACCCGAACAAGCTTTACTCGACGCTCAAGGCGACCGCGTTCAAGGGCGACGTATCGAACGAGCAGATGCTCGCCTTGATGATCGTGGCCGACCAGTTCCATTTGAACCCGCTTACGCGCGAGATTTTCGCCTTCCCCGACAAACAGAACGGCATCGTCCCGGTCGTCGGCGTCGATGGTTGGTCGCGCATCATCAACGAACACCCGCAGTTCGACGGCATCGACTTTGAGCAGACCGACGAAGCCTGCACTTGCACGATCTACCGCAAGGACCGCGCGCACCCGATCCGCGTGACGGAGTACCTGTCGGAGTGCAAGCGCGGCACCGGGCCGTGGGGTTCGCACCCGCGCCGGATGCTCCGTCACAAGAGCATGATTCAGTGCGCGAGATTGGCGTTCGGCTACTCCGGCATCTACGACCAGGACGAGGCCGAGCGGATCATCGAAGGATCGGCGACGCTGACGCCGCTCGAAACCGAAGCGCCGGCCATTGCCGCCATCAATGCCAAGGTGAAGCCGAAGCGGCAAGCGGCGATTGATGTTGTCCCGCAACCGCCCGACCCGAACGCCGGCAAGGGTCTGCACCTGTACACCTACGCCGAAGTCCGCGACCGCCTGGAGAACGCCAAAACCGACGACGACCGCGCCCTGGCCGTGGACATGATCCGCAGCGTCGCCGACGAAGCGCAGCGGGCCGAACTCACCGAGCTGGCGAAGCTGCTGGCCGATGCGCCATGA